The Hymenobacter sp. DG01 genome has a segment encoding these proteins:
- a CDS encoding OmpA family protein, protein MHPDQTLESLLQSALAGPALVPLAAAVQAEVPVLQQAAAQVLKLVIPAFAGRSQQPGGADALWSWIEAGPTPTWQVVLAPGEAHGWRGRGATLLEALLGPAYASRTGFISQTSGLPIEAIPMLVDVVVAATLGVLREQASARQLDAAGLSSWLQQQPGAVPRLPPPPRPADTPETAAGARGATYRLGLLQAWQVARRSAATPQHWALLLLPAVALGFGIGRLNSSPSVAAGLTNGAALPAAVTAGPATGLQPTLLPTPPAGAELPAAPAKYVGLPAAAAPAATPGAYAIGSTISPYHSESPGQPVLLLLSDGTSQRVTTRSTEYRLYRLLAGADQPAPPLGPGSRWVPVDRVYFRAGQATLPAAARQQLQSLANILRAFPRASFQVKGYSDSLDGYHAPPRLSESRAWAAVQTLREFGIAKNRLQVRASEVRPEELSSAMDEAGNSYQPYLSLQFMGNLPAGAPVPGTPGGGKPATGSTASTVGTAGQVARLRRTRSTAAKVRARHFRAKKQRPTKARLWFRRLGHRLRGQHSGR, encoded by the coding sequence ATGCATCCGGACCAAACGCTCGAATCCCTCCTCCAATCGGCTTTGGCCGGCCCGGCCCTGGTGCCATTGGCTGCGGCTGTGCAGGCCGAGGTACCGGTGCTTCAACAGGCCGCCGCGCAAGTGCTGAAGCTGGTGATTCCGGCCTTCGCGGGGCGCAGCCAGCAGCCCGGTGGGGCCGACGCCCTCTGGAGTTGGATAGAGGCAGGGCCTACCCCCACCTGGCAGGTGGTACTGGCTCCCGGCGAAGCGCACGGCTGGCGGGGGCGCGGCGCCACCCTGTTAGAAGCCTTGCTGGGACCTGCCTACGCCAGCCGTACAGGGTTTATAAGCCAGACCAGCGGCCTGCCGATAGAGGCTATTCCTATGCTGGTAGATGTGGTGGTAGCTGCTACGCTGGGCGTGTTGCGCGAGCAGGCATCAGCCCGGCAGCTGGATGCCGCCGGCCTCAGCTCCTGGCTGCAGCAGCAGCCGGGTGCCGTGCCGCGCCTACCCCCGCCACCTCGCCCCGCAGATACTCCGGAAACGGCTGCCGGTGCCCGCGGCGCAACTTACCGCCTGGGCCTGCTCCAGGCGTGGCAGGTGGCTCGGCGCAGCGCCGCCACCCCCCAGCACTGGGCGCTGCTGCTGTTGCCGGCCGTGGCTTTGGGCTTCGGGATAGGCCGGCTGAACTCTTCGCCTTCCGTTGCCGCCGGGCTGACAAACGGAGCCGCTTTACCGGCCGCTGTTACCGCCGGGCCGGCCACAGGCTTACAACCGACTCTGCTGCCTACCCCCCCGGCCGGCGCCGAACTGCCCGCCGCTCCCGCGAAGTATGTGGGCTTGCCGGCCGCGGCGGCTCCGGCTGCCACGCCGGGAGCCTACGCCATCGGTTCTACCATTTCCCCCTACCACTCTGAGTCGCCCGGCCAGCCCGTGCTGCTCCTGCTCAGCGACGGAACCAGCCAGCGCGTAACCACCCGCTCCACCGAGTACCGGCTCTACCGCCTGCTGGCCGGTGCCGACCAACCCGCTCCGCCTCTGGGCCCCGGCTCCCGCTGGGTTCCGGTGGACCGGGTTTACTTCCGGGCGGGGCAGGCTACCCTGCCTGCGGCGGCGCGGCAGCAGCTGCAAAGCCTGGCCAATATTCTGCGGGCTTTCCCGCGGGCTAGCTTTCAGGTGAAAGGCTACAGCGACAGCCTCGACGGCTATCATGCCCCCCCTAGGCTAAGCGAGTCGCGGGCCTGGGCCGCCGTGCAAACCCTGCGGGAATTTGGTATTGCCAAAAACCGCCTGCAGGTGCGGGCCAGTGAGGTCCGGCCCGAGGAGCTGTCTTCGGCCATGGATGAGGCCGGCAACAGCTATCAGCCCTACCTGAGCTTGCAGTTCATGGGCAACCTGCCGGCCGGCGCTCCGGTACCCGGTACCCCGGGCGGCGGTAAACCCGCAACAGGTAGCACGGCCAGTACAGTCGGCACCGCTGGCCAGGTCGCCCGCCTACGCCGCACCCGCAGCACGGCGGCCAAAGTGCGCGCGCGCCACTTCCGGGCTAAAAAACAGCGCCCGACCAAAGCCCGGCTGTGGTTCCGGCGCCTCGGCCACCGGCTGCGGGGCCAGCACTCGGGCCGGTAA
- a CDS encoding two-component system response regulator, translating into MHTVLIDDDSTSIFLMRLLLQREEFADHITAFQSAEEALGYLQQAPATQLPKVILLDLNMPVMNGWEFLEALQPIVPQVLSHTRIYILTSSLAQTDMARAEQNPLVTRLIHKPLDKLELQLIRAEAEQADDTGAL; encoded by the coding sequence ATGCACACTGTTTTAATCGACGACGACTCAACCAGTATTTTTCTGATGCGCCTGCTGCTGCAGCGCGAGGAGTTTGCTGACCATATCACGGCCTTCCAGTCGGCGGAGGAGGCCCTGGGCTACCTCCAGCAGGCGCCTGCCACCCAGCTGCCCAAAGTAATTCTGCTGGATCTGAACATGCCCGTCATGAATGGGTGGGAGTTTCTGGAGGCCCTGCAGCCCATCGTTCCCCAGGTACTCAGCCACACCCGCATCTACATCCTGACCTCGTCTCTGGCTCAGACCGACATGGCCCGAGCAGAGCAGAATCCGCTGGTAACGCGCCTCATCCATAAGCCCCTGGATAAGCTGGAGCTGCAGCTCATCAGGGCCGAGGCCGAGCAGGCCGACGATACCGGAGCCCTGTAG
- the gntA gene encoding guanitoxin biosynthesis heme-dependent pre-guanitoxin N-hydroxylase GntA, translating to MIDTQDNIYTKEYLSFINKKEFPCVAAKTALTWNQLHCLVVDHLACPKDDAAILDFIYQFVDDYRQSDKLYHSAAVIFKGPETPNEALFEELFWQRLQALSNLDAQRYDYDRRVVADPTSPDFSFSLKEEAFFVIGLHPGSSRPARQFSYPTLVFNAHAQFEQIRANGRYENLRDTIRTRDVAYSGSINPMLQDFGEASEAYQYTGKLYTEAWKCPFLSQHESVNHHSAA from the coding sequence ATGATTGATACACAAGATAATATATACACGAAGGAATATCTTTCTTTTATAAATAAGAAAGAATTCCCGTGTGTAGCCGCCAAGACGGCCCTGACCTGGAATCAGCTTCACTGCTTGGTGGTTGACCACTTGGCCTGCCCCAAAGACGACGCCGCTATCCTGGACTTTATTTACCAGTTCGTGGATGACTACCGGCAGTCGGACAAGCTCTACCACAGCGCCGCTGTTATTTTCAAAGGTCCCGAAACGCCCAACGAGGCCTTGTTTGAGGAACTGTTCTGGCAGCGCCTGCAAGCCCTTTCCAACCTGGATGCCCAGCGCTACGACTACGACCGGCGGGTGGTAGCCGACCCTACTTCGCCCGATTTCAGCTTCAGCCTGAAAGAGGAGGCCTTCTTTGTGATAGGGCTGCACCCCGGCAGCTCCCGCCCGGCCCGGCAGTTTTCCTACCCCACCCTAGTGTTCAATGCCCACGCCCAGTTTGAGCAGATTCGGGCTAACGGCCGCTACGAGAACCTGCGCGACACCATCCGCACCCGCGACGTGGCGTACTCCGGCTCCATCAACCCCATGCTCCAGGATTTCGGGGAGGCATCGGAGGCCTACCAATACACCGGCAAACTGTACACCGAAGCCTGGAAATGTCCCTTTTTAAGTCAGCATGAATCAGTTAACCATCATTCCGCCGCGTAG
- a CDS encoding NAD(P)/FAD-dependent oxidoreductase, whose translation MQNTPTPLFNARTPLLRALQRAFGLAVVANEPGAPSAEELADLATTRTRRDFLTSTAKMGLLVGAGGLLAACEADVVAPAAPAGQSSLDGKGTQPNIVVVGAGMAGLNCAYQLKKAGLRTTVYEASSRAGGRIFTARDLMAPGLTTELGGEFIDSGHRDMLQLAQEFGLDLYDVEAPSETVLKKDAYFFGGRQYTVTEVIEAFQPYARQIGTDIRTLPGTITFDNLTPAAARFDQLSIAAYFDSIGLSGLIRELLEVAYLTEYGREVSEQSAINFLWLFSAATNQGAFDIFGVSDERYKIKGGNQQLTDALAQQLSGQITLQHKLVKLAQNSSKEYVLTFEQSGGRRLEVTADYVVLTLPFTVLRKVELQVALPTWKTNAIQNLGYGTNAKLFLGFNGRPWRTEGYTGYLFSDLPAQSGWDSGQLQPTAKSAYTVYLGGQEGVRVGAGTAQSQVSRYLPALEAAWPACRGQYNGRAERMHWPTHPHTLASYACFLPGQYSTIAGAEGRPVDNLFFAGEHCSAWYQGFMNGAAETGRMASEDLQAALRKGNTALHRRLRQREASLA comes from the coding sequence ATGCAAAACACGCCTACACCTCTTTTTAACGCGCGTACCCCTCTGCTCCGTGCCCTGCAGCGCGCCTTCGGGCTGGCCGTTGTCGCCAACGAGCCCGGAGCCCCATCGGCCGAAGAGCTGGCTGACCTAGCCACTACTCGCACCCGCCGCGACTTTCTGACCAGCACGGCCAAAATGGGCTTGCTGGTTGGGGCCGGGGGGCTACTGGCCGCCTGTGAGGCTGATGTGGTAGCGCCCGCCGCCCCTGCCGGCCAAAGCAGCCTCGATGGCAAAGGCACCCAGCCAAACATTGTGGTAGTTGGGGCTGGCATGGCGGGTCTCAACTGTGCCTACCAGCTGAAAAAAGCGGGTTTGCGCACTACCGTTTACGAGGCCAGCTCCCGCGCCGGCGGCCGCATCTTCACGGCCCGCGACCTGATGGCCCCCGGCCTGACCACCGAGCTGGGCGGCGAGTTTATTGACAGCGGCCACCGCGACATGCTGCAGCTGGCTCAGGAGTTCGGCCTGGACCTCTACGATGTGGAGGCGCCCAGCGAAACGGTGCTAAAAAAGGATGCCTACTTCTTTGGCGGGCGCCAGTACACCGTAACCGAAGTAATTGAGGCCTTCCAGCCCTACGCCCGCCAAATTGGGACCGACATCCGAACTCTGCCGGGCACCATCACCTTCGACAACCTGACGCCCGCTGCTGCCCGCTTCGATCAGCTTTCCATTGCCGCCTACTTCGATTCCATTGGCCTGAGCGGCCTGATCCGGGAACTGCTGGAGGTAGCCTACCTCACCGAGTACGGCCGCGAGGTCAGCGAACAGTCGGCCATTAACTTCCTGTGGCTGTTTTCGGCCGCTACCAACCAAGGCGCCTTCGATATCTTCGGCGTCAGCGACGAGCGGTACAAGATTAAGGGGGGCAACCAGCAGCTCACCGACGCGCTGGCCCAGCAGCTCAGCGGCCAGATTACCCTGCAGCATAAGCTGGTAAAACTAGCTCAGAACTCCAGTAAGGAATATGTGCTGACCTTTGAGCAGAGCGGTGGCCGCCGCCTGGAAGTTACCGCCGACTACGTAGTGCTGACCCTGCCCTTCACCGTGCTACGCAAGGTAGAGCTGCAGGTAGCCCTGCCCACCTGGAAAACTAATGCCATCCAGAATCTGGGGTACGGCACCAACGCTAAGCTATTTCTGGGCTTCAATGGGCGCCCCTGGCGCACCGAGGGGTACACGGGCTACCTCTTCTCTGATTTGCCCGCGCAAAGCGGCTGGGACAGCGGGCAGTTGCAGCCCACGGCCAAATCGGCGTACACGGTGTACCTGGGCGGGCAGGAAGGCGTGCGCGTAGGCGCGGGCACGGCCCAGTCGCAGGTGAGCCGGTACCTGCCAGCGCTGGAAGCCGCCTGGCCAGCCTGCCGCGGGCAGTACAACGGCCGCGCCGAGCGTATGCACTGGCCTACCCACCCCCATACCCTGGCAAGCTACGCCTGCTTCCTGCCGGGCCAGTACAGCACCATTGCCGGCGCCGAGGGCCGGCCGGTAGATAATCTGTTCTTCGCCGGGGAGCATTGCAGCGCCTGGTACCAGGGATTTATGAACGGAGCCGCCGAAACCGGCCGCATGGCATCCGAAGACCTTCAGGCTGCCCTGCGCAAAGGCAACACGGCTCTGCACCGCCGCCTGCGTCAGCGCGAAGCTTCTTTAGCCTAG
- a CDS encoding PAS domain-containing protein has product MNRDVRQLLEGKKRFWSLFEHNPDLILFQDAAGVILDANPAFLEAVHQTRAEVLDRPFRDFLPPDKVPLFDEKLAEAFRGTKVAFEVNVQLLGAEPRVLHVTKVPLWLNGHIPGVHMIAQDVTSEAASRAIIEQQIKRLHTVLESITDAFFLLDKHWTFSFINSEVERLLGMSREQLLGRIIWQIFKNEDLNQFYRQCRYAVATGQAVHFEAFFEPRQLWLEIKAFPSQEGLSVYFTDITDKVKAHEQLYRQNKDLQQFAYIVSHNLRAPLTNMLGLLDLLVAQAGNAPEYAPLLSHLQLSTQQLDTVLHDMNTILTIRDKQGVSEPELVPLAEVIEQVVVNLQDLLEQCGGQVHCTVAPELCVHGNRAYVYSIFFNLLSNAIKYRSEHRPLRVDVTAAAGTGPEPAVQVVVADNGSGFDVQKAGPDVFRLYKRFHSQPAGRGLGLYLVKTHVEAMGGHISVHSEVEVGTRFILRLP; this is encoded by the coding sequence ATGAACCGCGACGTACGACAACTATTGGAGGGAAAGAAGCGGTTTTGGTCGTTATTTGAGCATAACCCCGATCTAATTCTCTTTCAGGACGCTGCCGGAGTTATCCTGGATGCCAACCCGGCTTTTCTGGAGGCCGTGCACCAGACGCGGGCCGAGGTTCTGGACCGCCCCTTCCGGGATTTTTTACCGCCCGATAAGGTGCCCCTGTTCGATGAAAAACTGGCCGAGGCGTTTCGGGGAACCAAGGTAGCGTTTGAGGTAAACGTGCAGCTGCTGGGGGCCGAGCCGCGGGTACTGCACGTAACAAAGGTGCCGCTCTGGCTGAATGGGCATATTCCGGGCGTGCACATGATAGCCCAGGACGTTACTTCCGAAGCCGCTTCCCGGGCCATCATCGAGCAGCAGATCAAACGCCTGCACACCGTTCTGGAAAGCATTACAGATGCCTTTTTCCTGCTGGATAAGCACTGGACCTTCAGCTTCATCAACAGTGAGGTGGAGCGCCTGCTGGGCATGAGCCGCGAGCAGCTGCTGGGGCGCATCATCTGGCAGATATTCAAAAACGAGGACCTCAATCAGTTTTACCGCCAGTGCCGCTACGCCGTGGCTACGGGCCAGGCCGTGCACTTTGAGGCTTTCTTCGAGCCGCGTCAGCTCTGGCTGGAAATCAAGGCTTTCCCCTCCCAGGAAGGCCTGTCCGTGTATTTCACCGACATCACCGATAAGGTAAAGGCCCACGAGCAGCTCTACCGTCAAAACAAGGATTTGCAGCAGTTCGCCTACATTGTGTCGCATAACCTGCGGGCCCCGCTCACCAACATGCTGGGGCTGCTGGATTTGCTGGTGGCCCAGGCCGGCAATGCCCCCGAGTATGCGCCCCTGCTCAGCCACCTGCAACTCAGCACCCAGCAGCTGGATACGGTTCTGCACGACATGAACACGATTCTGACCATCCGCGACAAACAGGGGGTATCGGAGCCGGAGCTGGTGCCGCTGGCCGAAGTGATAGAGCAGGTAGTTGTCAACCTGCAGGACCTGCTGGAGCAGTGTGGCGGGCAAGTGCACTGCACCGTGGCGCCCGAGCTGTGCGTGCACGGCAACCGGGCCTACGTGTACAGTATATTCTTTAACCTCTTGTCCAATGCCATTAAATACCGCTCAGAGCACCGCCCTCTGCGCGTAGATGTTACGGCCGCTGCCGGGACCGGCCCCGAGCCAGCCGTGCAGGTAGTGGTGGCCGATAACGGCTCCGGCTTCGATGTGCAGAAGGCCGGCCCCGATGTTTTCCGGCTCTACAAACGCTTTCATTCCCAGCCCGCGGGGCGGGGCCTGGGCCTATACCTGGTGAAAACGCACGTAGAAGCTATGGGCGGTCATATTTCAGTACACAGCGAAGTAGAGGTTGGCACCCGCTTCATTTTACGCTTACCCTAG
- a CDS encoding DUF1989 domain-containing protein: protein MNQLTIIPPRSGTAFVLRKGQKLKVVDIEGEQVSDFICYNLEDRAEYLSSGRTIDYAETIFLTKGHPFYSNRSNIMFELVEDTVGRHDFLLTPCSADTFRIIYGHQHPHRGCFGNLCEALQEYGISPDAIPICFNIFMHVTVDGNTGKVDVLPPKSKAGDYVVLEAKTDLLIGMTACSAEMSNNYAFKPIGYQILD from the coding sequence ATGAATCAGTTAACCATCATTCCGCCGCGTAGCGGCACCGCTTTCGTACTGCGCAAAGGCCAGAAGCTGAAGGTAGTAGATATAGAGGGCGAACAGGTATCGGATTTTATCTGCTACAACCTTGAGGACCGAGCCGAGTACCTGTCCTCGGGACGCACCATCGACTACGCCGAAACCATTTTCCTGACCAAGGGGCACCCGTTCTACTCCAACCGCAGCAACATTATGTTCGAGCTGGTGGAGGACACCGTGGGCCGCCACGACTTCCTGCTCACGCCCTGCAGCGCCGATACGTTTCGCATTATTTATGGGCACCAGCACCCGCACCGGGGCTGCTTCGGCAACCTCTGTGAGGCCCTGCAGGAGTACGGCATCAGCCCCGATGCCATTCCTATCTGTTTCAACATTTTCATGCACGTAACCGTGGATGGCAATACGGGCAAGGTGGATGTGCTACCCCCCAAGAGCAAAGCCGGCGACTACGTGGTGCTGGAAGCCAAAACCGACCTGCTCATCGGCATGACGGCCTGCTCGGCGGAAATGTCGAACAACTACGCCTTTAAGCCCATTGGCTACCAGATTCTGGACTGA
- a CDS encoding SDR family oxidoreductase yields MTHAIPASATIVITGASSGIGRATALAFARPGVRLVLAARRAAVLAEVAAECAQQGARTLAVPTDVTDARAVHHLAEAAAALGGGQIDVWVNNAGSGAIGEFDKVPLAAHEQVLHLNLFGYLYGAYAVLPYFRRQGHGILINVVSLGSWLPEPFTASYSASKYGLRGLMDTLRAELSSEPHIHVCDVHPSYIDTPGFQHGANYTGRLIKPAPPVFPAQKVADTIVKLTRHPRPSTMVGWSGPALRLLYQLAPQTTAWAAARLFRGYLAQAQPAPVSENSLFRPQPAPHGSDISGGWLAPAAPRGRGTWWGAALLAAAAGAYLWQQRKSGAPIPVNPTS; encoded by the coding sequence ATGACCCACGCTATTCCTGCCTCCGCTACCATTGTTATTACGGGCGCTTCCAGCGGCATTGGCCGGGCTACGGCCCTGGCTTTTGCCCGCCCGGGCGTGCGGCTGGTGCTGGCCGCCCGGCGGGCGGCCGTGCTGGCGGAGGTAGCCGCCGAGTGCGCGCAGCAGGGCGCCCGTACGCTGGCGGTACCTACCGACGTAACCGACGCCCGGGCCGTGCACCACTTGGCGGAAGCTGCTGCCGCGCTGGGAGGCGGCCAGATTGACGTGTGGGTAAACAACGCCGGCAGCGGGGCCATCGGGGAGTTTGATAAGGTGCCGCTGGCCGCCCACGAGCAGGTGCTGCACCTGAATCTGTTTGGCTACCTCTACGGGGCGTACGCGGTGCTACCCTACTTCCGGCGGCAAGGCCACGGCATCCTGATCAACGTGGTATCGTTGGGGTCCTGGCTGCCCGAGCCTTTCACGGCCTCGTACAGCGCCAGCAAATATGGCCTGCGCGGCCTCATGGACACCCTGCGCGCCGAGCTGAGCTCCGAGCCGCACATTCACGTCTGCGACGTGCACCCCTCGTACATCGACACGCCCGGTTTCCAGCACGGCGCTAACTATACCGGCCGCCTGATTAAGCCCGCGCCGCCCGTGTTTCCGGCCCAAAAAGTAGCCGATACCATTGTGAAGCTGACGCGCCACCCCCGCCCAAGCACCATGGTGGGCTGGTCGGGGCCGGCGCTGCGGCTGCTATACCAGCTGGCCCCGCAAACTACCGCCTGGGCCGCCGCCCGCCTGTTCAGGGGGTATCTGGCCCAGGCTCAGCCTGCTCCCGTTTCCGAAAACAGCCTGTTCCGCCCCCAGCCTGCTCCTCACGGCTCCGATATTTCCGGAGGCTGGCTCGCGCCCGCTGCCCCGCGCGGCCGTGGCACCTGGTGGGGCGCCGCGCTGCTGGCCGCGGCGGCCGGTGCCTACCTGTGGCAGCAGCGTAAATCCGGTGCGCCAATTCCTGTCAATCCAACAAGCTAG
- a CDS encoding HAMP domain-containing sensor histidine kinase gives MSTAADEPLPELDLRLTQENLEDLYEHAPCGYCSCLPDGTLVKLNQTLLGWLGYTAPELVARQCLQQLFTVGGRLHYEMYCAPLLLLQNQVRELSYLLRRKDGTTLPVLMSAVLLRDTNGQPLVVRVTLFDITERRKYEQELLRARQQADEQREQVALANEQLTRKNEQLSRINADLDSFVYTASHDLKQPIDNMTGLFQELRRTVRFSDAEAVPMLEMFAEALQQILGTIQGLTEVVQLQRQLEQVPTETIELRPFTEEIVRSLQPSEPAATFALDFEAAPTVSMARSSLHSMLYNLLSNSLRYAQPGRPAHIRISAAPAGSGLELRVQDNGRGIDLVRHERELFQLFRRFHPEVAGTGMGLYLVNRLVNQAGGRIEVESAVGQGTTFRVFLPHSMVALPASGPGATPA, from the coding sequence ATGAGCACTGCCGCCGATGAGCCCCTGCCCGAGCTGGACCTGCGCCTGACCCAGGAAAACCTGGAAGACCTGTATGAGCATGCCCCCTGCGGCTACTGCAGCTGCCTCCCCGATGGTACGCTGGTAAAGCTCAACCAGACCCTGCTGGGTTGGCTGGGCTACACCGCCCCCGAGCTGGTAGCCCGCCAGTGCCTGCAGCAGCTGTTTACCGTTGGCGGGCGCCTGCACTACGAAATGTACTGCGCGCCCCTGTTGCTGCTGCAAAACCAGGTGCGCGAGCTGAGCTACCTGCTGCGGCGCAAAGACGGAACCACCCTGCCCGTGCTGATGAGCGCTGTGCTGCTGCGCGATACCAACGGGCAACCCCTGGTGGTGCGCGTTACCCTGTTTGATATTACCGAGCGCCGCAAGTACGAGCAGGAGCTGCTGCGCGCCCGCCAGCAGGCTGATGAGCAGCGCGAGCAGGTAGCCCTGGCAAACGAGCAGCTGACCCGGAAAAACGAGCAGCTCAGCCGCATCAACGCCGACCTGGATAGCTTCGTGTACACGGCCTCCCACGACTTAAAGCAGCCCATTGATAACATGACCGGTCTGTTTCAGGAACTGCGGCGCACCGTTAGGTTCTCCGACGCCGAAGCCGTGCCCATGCTGGAAATGTTTGCTGAGGCGTTGCAGCAGATTCTGGGCACCATCCAGGGCCTGACGGAGGTAGTGCAGCTGCAGCGCCAGCTGGAGCAGGTGCCCACCGAAACCATAGAGCTGCGCCCGTTCACCGAGGAAATTGTCCGCAGCCTGCAGCCCTCCGAGCCCGCGGCCACGTTTGCCCTCGATTTTGAGGCGGCACCTACTGTCAGTATGGCGCGCTCCAGCCTGCACAGCATGCTGTACAACCTGCTCAGCAACAGTCTGCGCTACGCCCAGCCCGGGCGGCCGGCCCACATCCGGATTAGCGCCGCGCCGGCGGGTAGTGGGCTGGAGCTCAGGGTGCAGGACAACGGCCGTGGTATTGATCTGGTGCGGCATGAGCGGGAGTTGTTCCAGCTGTTCCGGCGGTTTCATCCGGAGGTAGCCGGCACGGGCATGGGCTTGTACCTGGTAAACCGGCTGGTAAACCAGGCCGGCGGCCGGATAGAGGTAGAAAGCGCCGTGGGCCAGGGTACCACCTTCCGGGTTTTTCTGCCCCACAGCATGGTCGCCCTACCTGCCTCCGGGCCAGGTGCTACCCCCGCCTAA
- a CDS encoding alpha/beta fold hydrolase, which produces MDVLKRNNVTVSGAGQRALVFVHGFGCDQRMWRMVAPAFEAHYRTVLLDLVGAGHSELTAYNPARYSTLAAHAEDVLAVLAALHLTEVVLVGHSVSAMIGVLAAIQEPERFSRLVLVAPSPRFINDAGYTGGFEQTDIEELLEAMDNNYLGWSGAITPVIMGHPEQPELAAELNASFCQTDPTIAHHFARVTFLSDVRPELPRLRTPALIVQCSQDALAPLAVGEYLREQLAGSELVVLNTSGHCPHLSAPQATTAAIHHYLGTAPAPSQ; this is translated from the coding sequence ATGGATGTTCTCAAACGCAACAACGTCACGGTTTCCGGCGCCGGGCAACGGGCGCTGGTGTTTGTGCACGGCTTCGGCTGCGACCAGCGCATGTGGCGGATGGTGGCTCCCGCGTTTGAGGCCCATTACCGGACGGTGCTGCTGGATCTGGTAGGCGCCGGCCACTCCGAGCTGACGGCCTACAACCCGGCCCGGTACAGCACCCTGGCCGCGCACGCCGAGGATGTGCTGGCCGTGCTGGCGGCCCTTCACCTGACGGAGGTAGTGCTAGTGGGGCACTCCGTAAGCGCCATGATTGGGGTGCTGGCCGCTATTCAGGAGCCGGAGCGCTTTTCCCGGCTGGTATTGGTAGCGCCCTCGCCCCGCTTTATTAATGATGCCGGCTATACCGGCGGCTTCGAGCAAACCGATATTGAGGAACTGCTTGAAGCCATGGACAACAACTACCTGGGCTGGTCGGGTGCCATTACGCCCGTCATTATGGGGCACCCCGAGCAGCCGGAGCTGGCGGCCGAGCTGAATGCCAGCTTCTGCCAGACCGACCCCACCATTGCCCACCATTTCGCGCGCGTCACCTTCCTCTCCGATGTCCGGCCTGAGCTGCCGCGGCTACGCACGCCCGCTCTGATTGTGCAGTGCTCCCAGGACGCGCTGGCTCCCCTAGCCGTGGGCGAGTACCTGCGGGAGCAGCTAGCCGGCAGCGAGCTGGTGGTGCTGAATACCTCCGGCCATTGCCCCCACCTGAGCGCCCCGCAGGCCACCACGGCAGCTATTCACCACTATTTGGGCACCGCACCCGCCCCCAGCCAATGA
- a CDS encoding alpha/beta fold hydrolase produces the protein MVQDLEELRQQLGLESWVVMAHSFGGTIATEYAVRYPQRVRGLVLINCTLNLHEAMTSTLTHGLQFVQVPDPAAFLDESKPLDERFGLLMPHLTAQNGWFKLQYQTQAGHQKVTAADQGNPGTGEFGGYGFSLPDYRKDFTLLTPAITAPVLVITGTTDYCVGPEHYRQFRFPDQRVARLQTGHVPFVEAPAAFRKAVLSFVKGLSRKSA, from the coding sequence ATGGTGCAGGACTTGGAAGAGCTGCGCCAGCAGCTGGGCCTGGAAAGCTGGGTCGTGATGGCCCATTCGTTCGGGGGCACCATTGCCACCGAGTATGCCGTCCGCTACCCCCAGCGCGTGCGTGGGCTGGTACTCATCAACTGCACCCTAAACCTGCACGAGGCCATGACCAGCACCCTAACCCACGGCTTGCAGTTTGTGCAGGTGCCCGATCCGGCTGCTTTCCTCGATGAAAGCAAGCCCCTGGATGAGCGTTTTGGCTTGCTCATGCCCCACCTGACGGCCCAGAACGGCTGGTTTAAGCTCCAGTACCAAACCCAGGCCGGCCACCAGAAGGTAACCGCCGCCGACCAGGGCAACCCCGGCACCGGCGAGTTTGGCGGCTACGGCTTCAGCCTGCCCGACTACCGCAAAGATTTTACGCTGCTCACACCCGCCATTACTGCTCCCGTGCTGGTTATTACGGGCACCACCGATTACTGCGTAGGGCCTGAACACTACCGCCAGTTCCGCTTTCCCGACCAGCGCGTGGCCCGGCTCCAAACCGGCCACGTTCCCTTCGTGGAGGCCCCGGCGGCCTTCCGCAAGGCTGTGCTGAGCTTTGTTAAGGGCCTGAGCCGCAAGAGCGCCTAA